Proteins encoded in a region of the Athene noctua chromosome 4, bAthNoc1.hap1.1, whole genome shotgun sequence genome:
- the RHOH gene encoding rho-related GTP-binding protein RhoH encodes MLDSVKCVLVGDSAVGKTSLLVRFTSETFPDDYRPTVYENTGVDVFMDGVQISLGLWDTSGSDAFKGIRPLSYQQADVVLMCYSVANHNSFLNLRNKWIGEIRSHLPRIPVLVVATQTDQRETGPYRSSCINSIDGKRLAQDVRAKGYLECSALSNRGVQQVFEYAVRTAVNQAKRQNRRKLFSINECKIF; translated from the coding sequence ATGCTGGATTCAGTCAAGTGTGTTCTGGTAGGAGACTCTGCGGTGGGGAAAACATCTCTCTTGGTACGTTTCACCTCTGAGACTTTTCCAGATGACTACAGACCCACCGTATATGAAAATACAGGAGTGGACGTCTTCATGGATGGTGTACAGATTAGCCTAGGTCTTTGGGACACATCTGGCAGTGATGCTTTCAAAGGCATTCGCCCCCTCTCATACCAACAGGCAGATGTGGTATTAATGTGCTACTCGGTGGCAAACCACAATTCCTTTCTGAACCTGAGGAACAAGTGGATTGGTGAGATCCGCAGCCATTTGCCTCGCATCCCCGTTTTGGTAGTGGCTACTCAGACTGACCAGCGTGAGACAGGGCCCTACCGTTCCTCTTGCATCAACTCAATAGATGGGAAGCGGCTCGCCCAGGACGTGCGAGCCAAAGGCTATTTGGAGTGCTCCGCCCTCAGCAACCGGGGTGTGCAGCAGGTGTTTGAGTACGCTGTGAGGACAGCAGTCAATCAAGCCAAAAGGCAGAACAGGCGGAAGCTCTTCTCCATTAACGAGTGCAAGATCTTTTGA